DNA sequence from the Ruminococcus albus 7 = DSM 20455 genome:
GGAGGTGTAAACTATGGAATTCCAGAATCTTATCGAATCAAGAAGAAGTGTGCGAAAGTATGCTGACAAAGAAGTCACCCGCGAGCAAGTTGAAGAGATAATAAAGGCAGCTCAGGAAGCTCCCTCATGGAAAAATCAGCAGACATCTAAGTACTACTGTGTGCTTTCTAAAGAAAAGCGTGAGGAGATAAGGACTACCTGCTTTCCATCGTTCAATGAGCAGAGAAGTTTGAATGCAGCGCTGATAGTTACCGCTTATGAAAAAAACAATGTTGGCTTTGATGATAACTGTCAGCCTATCAACGAACTGGGCAATGGCTGGGGCTGTTATGACCTCGGTCTTCAGAATATGATCTTTATGCTTAAAGCTAAAGAACTTGGTCTTGATACACTTGTTATGGGTATACGCGATGGACAGAAACTGCGTGCTGCACTGGGTATACCCGAAAATGAAGAGATCTGTGCTGTCCTTGCTTTGGGTTATGCCGATGAAGAACCTAAAAAGCCAAGACGCCGTGAGCTTTCTGATATTGCAAAGGTATTCTGATAAAATAAAGTTATCTCTAAGTCGGAGGATATGTTTCCTCCGGCTTTTCTTATCTGAAAATCAGGTGAAGATTTGTTAAAAACGGTTGCAATCAAGTTTGTAATGTGGTATACTATCAAAGTGGATCTTTTACGAAAGGGAATAGTGTGTATGAGTACCAAAGGTATGGAAAACAGATATGTACGAGATAAGACGCGCATTATTGCACGCCGCAGAAATGCCGCAAATATGCTATCGGCATTGATCTGTACGGCTGCAGTAGGCATCGGTTTTTCGGGACATC
Encoded proteins:
- a CDS encoding nitroreductase family protein; translated protein: MEFQNLIESRRSVRKYADKEVTREQVEEIIKAAQEAPSWKNQQTSKYYCVLSKEKREEIRTTCFPSFNEQRSLNAALIVTAYEKNNVGFDDNCQPINELGNGWGCYDLGLQNMIFMLKAKELGLDTLVMGIRDGQKLRAALGIPENEEICAVLALGYADEEPKKPRRRELSDIAKVF